The Nostoc sp. 'Peltigera membranacea cyanobiont' N6 region AGGTGGACATAAACTAATGGAACTCACCTGTAATTATCTGACACCAAATTATAATTTAGCAAATAAGACAGAACGTATTTGGGCTGGTATTGGAGGTCACTGGTATCCGTAGAAAATTTTACTTATTTGTCTTTGTCTATATGAGAAAAAAGTTTGGTGAGTAAGGCATTTGATTAAATTAAAGTAATAATTGTTCCCAGATTGAATCCAATTTTTACAGTTTTAGGGAATCAGTAAATGGAGTGGGAAACATGGCAGAGTTTACCTTTTAAACAAAGGTGTGAATTACCGACAATTTCAGGAATTTACACCGTCGTAGATTATTGTGGTAATGTTTGGTACGTAGGTCAAGCAGTCAACTTGAATGCTCGATGGTTAGGAAAAGGGCATCATAGATATCCTCAATTGAATCGTTCAAATACTAAATGGCAATATCGAATTTATTGGAAGTCATATCCTCTAAGTGAATTAAACCAAAAGGAACAGTATTACATTGACCTTTTTCAGCCTTCGATAAATAGAACAAAGGTCAAGAAATATTCTTTGGGCAAGCCACAATTAAAAATAGAGGTCAACAAAAGCCTTGATAATGTCCAATTTGTTTACTTTAGGGGTAATCCAAATTGTTATGAAGATATATCACAAGAGGTGGGAGTATTTACCTGTACGCTAGACGAACAGAAAAATAATGTAGCGATTGAGAAAAATCAAGTGATCAAGGGCGGACACGCATACATCATAGCAATTAGGTATGAAATTGATGGTCAGTCTAAAACAACACAACTTTTGTGTAGTAAAAAGAAACACGATGCTTTGAGTTTTTTGCGAGGTCTGCCTTACCGAGGAGGAAAAATTATTAACACATGGATACCGCTAAGAGTAATACGTCGTTATTAATGTTAAAGATTTTCTTAGAGATTTTCTTAGAGATTTTCTTAGAGATTTTCTTAGTGCGATCGCATCCTCCAAACTACCAACAAGAGGAAATGTGATCGCACTTTCTAGACCGCATATTAATAGTAGTTAATTGCCTTTATTAATTAATAATGCCAATACTCATCAATCTTTGTCTAATATTCGCCGCATTTTGCTTCTGCTTGCAGCGCTCTGGCCAGAAGCGGGTATAGTCTGCACCCATAAGCTTAAACTTGATTGTCTGCTTCTCCCTCAACTAAAGGGGACTTTTTTTTCAGGATTGGTTTAAGTGGAGGATTGCTACTACCAAGATTATGCTTTTTAGATGGTCGCTGCACTTTAGGCTTATCCTTTTTCGCTGCAAGTTGGACTGTGGCCTTATCCTCCTTAGACGCTTTGAGATATCTGGGTGCAGCTTCTTGTGGTAGCGCAGTCAGTGCAACAAAACCGAAGACATCACGCCCTGGCAGAAATTTGGCCTTGATTGTGACAAAGGCTGCGCGTCCTTGATCTTCTTTAGCCACCTTGGGATTAAATCTGAAGGGTCGGACGGGTGCATCTTTCCATAGCAAAGGTATATGACTAGCCTTCATGAATTTCACCTTTCGAGCAGGCTCCGACTGCTTAATAAATTCGAGTCTTTCATCAGAGAAATTTCGGAACACGGAGATACAGGGAGTAGAGCAGACAGGAATGAACTGCCATAATCCTGATAACTTAAACTCCAGGTCTTCTAACTCTCCTGAAACAGCATCTAGTTTTCGCCCTCTGTCAAAGCCCACTAACTGAAAAGCGATGCGATGTGGTTGCTCTTTGCGTGGAAAGTGAATTGCCTTTGGATAAACAACCAAACGCTGATTCTGGTTGCCAGTATTTTCTATTTCCTTCTTGAGAGCGTTTAATACATCCCATTGTCGCTTCGAGTAGTAAAGTGGGTATTCATAGCTACCGATAGTAACAGTGCTTTGTCCATCTGAACTGAAGTTGATCGACCCAGTAATTACCCCAACAGCTTGAAATATTGCTGCTGTCGATTCAATTTCTGTTGATGTTGGCGTATCAACATTTACTTGCTCTTCATCGGATGGAGTTTCAACTGTCGGTACTGCTTGGATTGACTCAAGCGAGGTAAGTTCAGCAGATGCCATGATTATTGTTCTTTGATTGTTAATAGGGGAGAAATCGCAATCTAATTCAATCTTAATTGTCTATCGAGTGTCTACATGACTGGCGGCATTGTCGATGCTGCCAAATTCCCTAATCGGGTTTTACATCGGTGACAATAACTGTTAACTGATTTAACGCAAATGATGCAGAAATTTTATCCAATCACTCCTGAATATTTCTATGGAGCATACTTTACACTTATTGCCTCGATACTCAATTGTTGCGCTACAAAAATATGAAGACATTAGTTGAACGCTCTTAATGATTCCGACTTGCCACTTGTGAACACTGTCGTTGAAAAACTCAACTTTATCCCCAACTTTCACTGACGGGCGAGATAATTCGCTTTCTCGTGTATTTATCAATTCACCATCTTGTCGAGGAGAAAACCCAGTCACAGCAGGGCTGTCCAGGCTGTCCACTCCGTTTTCAGCAAGATTTACTTCTTGGACAGCCTCAAACCCAGTCACAGCAAGGCTGTCCAGGTTGTCCCCAAAGTCTAGGGGGACTGAAGGGTTATCAGTTAAATTGACAAATTGATTAACTCCACTTTCAGAATTTTCTTCATCTTTTTTTTGCAATGCTAATTCTTGGGGGAGGACAATTGGACAGGGTGGACAGCCAAGCTGTGTAAGGGTTTCAGCCTGTCCAGGGTCAAAAGTCGGGGTATTTAGTGGGTGGACAGGGTGGACAGGTAAGCTGTGTAAGGGTTCTGGGGTTTTGGTAGG contains the following coding sequences:
- a CDS encoding GIY-YIG nuclease family protein codes for the protein MEWETWQSLPFKQRCELPTISGIYTVVDYCGNVWYVGQAVNLNARWLGKGHHRYPQLNRSNTKWQYRIYWKSYPLSELNQKEQYYIDLFQPSINRTKVKKYSLGKPQLKIEVNKSLDNVQFVYFRGNPNCYEDISQEVGVFTCTLDEQKNNVAIEKNQVIKGGHAYIIAIRYEIDGQSKTTQLLCSKKKHDALSFLRGLPYRGGKIINTWIPLRVIRRY